Proteins encoded together in one Streptomyces sp. NA04227 window:
- a CDS encoding deoxyguanosinetriphosphate triphosphohydrolase produces the protein MTGTTPDPDDHPYPAAHYGPADVERWAAEPDKRPGRTAFQRDRARVLHSSALRRLAGKTQVVTPGTVSPAWDPSPRTRLTHSLECAQVGRELGAALGCDPDLVETACLSHDLGHPPFGHNGEQALNEVAADCGGFEGNAQSLRLLTRIEPKHFTEAARLPPGAGAHEDEPPGLFSVGLNLTRAALDAATKYPWPRGGHPTDAASPKFGVYEDDRPVFDWIRQGAPHHRTCFEAQVMDWSDDVAYSVHDVEDGLHAGHIDPRVLYAEPERRDLCGVAIGRYVPADTDPAELDAALDRLLEQEWWPHGYDGTALAQGRLKDATSQLIGRFCLAAESATRARFGPGSAARPLARYGAELVVPRETRMECAVLKAVADRYVMQRADQERLRADQRIVVAELAEALTARAPHGLDPQFRALFDTAPDDRARKRVVIDQIASLTDASARSLHARLTERP, from the coding sequence ATGACAGGCACCACGCCGGACCCGGACGACCACCCCTACCCAGCGGCGCACTACGGCCCCGCCGACGTGGAGCGCTGGGCGGCCGAGCCCGACAAACGGCCGGGGCGTACCGCCTTCCAGCGCGACCGGGCCCGTGTCCTGCACTCCTCGGCGCTGCGCAGGCTCGCCGGGAAGACCCAGGTCGTCACGCCCGGAACGGTCTCGCCCGCCTGGGACCCGAGCCCGCGCACCCGGCTCACCCACTCCCTGGAGTGCGCCCAGGTCGGCCGTGAACTCGGTGCCGCGCTGGGCTGCGACCCGGACCTGGTGGAGACCGCCTGCCTCTCGCACGACCTCGGTCACCCGCCGTTCGGTCACAACGGCGAGCAGGCGCTCAACGAAGTGGCCGCCGACTGCGGCGGGTTCGAGGGCAACGCGCAGTCGCTGCGCCTGCTCACCCGTATCGAGCCGAAGCACTTCACCGAGGCGGCCCGCCTCCCGCCCGGCGCCGGGGCGCACGAGGACGAGCCGCCGGGCCTGTTCAGCGTCGGCCTCAACCTCACCCGTGCCGCCCTGGACGCCGCCACCAAGTACCCCTGGCCGCGCGGCGGTCACCCCACCGACGCGGCCTCGCCGAAGTTCGGCGTGTACGAGGACGACCGCCCCGTCTTCGACTGGATCCGTCAGGGCGCCCCGCACCACCGCACCTGCTTCGAAGCGCAGGTCATGGACTGGTCGGACGATGTCGCCTACTCCGTGCACGATGTCGAGGACGGCCTGCACGCCGGGCACATCGACCCCCGGGTCCTGTACGCCGAACCCGAGCGGCGGGACCTGTGCGGGGTGGCGATCGGCCGCTACGTACCCGCCGACACCGACCCCGCCGAACTCGACGCGGCCCTCGACCGGCTGCTCGAACAGGAGTGGTGGCCGCACGGCTATGACGGCACCGCGCTCGCCCAGGGCCGTCTCAAGGACGCCACCAGCCAGCTCATCGGCCGCTTCTGCCTGGCCGCCGAGTCCGCCACCCGGGCCCGCTTCGGCCCCGGCTCCGCCGCCCGGCCGCTCGCCCGCTACGGCGCCGAACTCGTGGTCCCGCGCGAGACCCGGATGGAGTGCGCGGTCCTCAAGGCCGTCGCCGACCGCTATGTGATGCAGCGCGCCGACCAGGAGCGACTCCGCGCCGACCAGCGGATCGTGGTCGCGGAACTGGCCGAGGCCCTCACCGCCCGCGCACCCCACGGCCTGGACCCGCAGTTCCGCGCCCTGTTCGACACCGCCCCCGACGACCGGGCCCGCAAGCGCGTCGTCATCGACCAGATCGCCTCCCTCACCGACGCCAGCGCACGCTCCCTGCACGCACGCCTCACCGAGCGCCCGTGA